The sequence AATGATACCATCTCACCTTCTTCACCATAGGTGTTTACAATGTGTTGGCGCAGAGGTTCAAGTTTGGAGGTTCTGCAACACCACCGGTTATCCCTGGCAGGTGGACCGGATTCTTCAAAGTCCTGCCAGAACTCTTCTATTGATTCTATCCTGACACACTCGAGTCCATACTGTTCCTGCACGTCACAAACATTTTCTTCGGTTGAGGGAAACTCAAGGCCGGTATCGATATACAGAATCGGGAGTTTCCGGTACGTGTTCATCACAACAAGCAATGTTGCAAGACTGTCTTTTCCACCCGAATATGAGACTGACATGGGAAGATGCTCATAAGGGCCGATACTGTCGGCGATGAACTTTCCGGATGCTGCTTCAGCTTTTAATAGCACGTCGGCATTTGCTTTGATGACATCATCCCACGTTGCCTGACCGGGTGTATATGCAGAAGGAATATTTTTTCTTGTCTTTACAACCTGCCCCCGTTCCATGCAGCTTGCTTCATCCGCATCAACCCGTGCCCTGCCAACACCAGCACAGATCCCGGACGGAGTCATCATAAAGACCTCATCTCCTTCCCTGACCGAAGAGTCACAGGAGATAAGACCGGGAGCCAGAAGACTTCTGCCTTCCCTGACCGATGAAAGCGCTCCCTCGTCAATAATAATAAACCGCTTTTTTGGGGTAGCGATGAGGGCTGCATCCGGACGGGGAAGAGCCTCCCAGCGACCTTCTGCCGGAAGGTACCGGATTGCTCCGATTATCGCCCCACCCACGATTATCTCTTCCATCCGGTCATGATCCGGGACTTTGTTCAGAAGGGCAATCTGGCCTTCGGGAATGATCGACATTCCAAACTGATCTTCATATATTGAATTGACAAAGGCAATATCATCAGAAAATGCTGGTCGTGCATCACCAGGAGGGGTCACAGGGACTGCACGGGTACTTGCCCCGCATGCACAACGCTCTGCAAGAACCGGCGTATGACACGAATCACACCAGTGAAGGAGAATTCTGCCGTGGTATAATCCACCCATATCTCCCCATTTGTATGATCTATCCCTACATACTGCTTTGTACTGACCAGTCCTCCAAACTTCAAAAAAAGCCGTTTTTCAAAAAAATAAGAAAGCTGATCGAATAAAAAATATTATATGATGCGGATAACCACCTCAGTTGATCACGATCTATCATGACATATCGAGAGGGTTTGGCATGGGTATGCCATTATGATGACCGGGAAAAGGTGATACAATGATCCCGTTTATCGTTACTGCTTGTGTGGCTTTTCTGTTTTATCTGGCGTTGGTTATTGGATCCGGCTCTGTTCTCTTCTGGTCATGGGAGGAAATTTTTGCAGGAATAATCATCGGCCTTGTGACCGGAGTTATCTGTAGGAAGATCTTTTGCAGGTATAAGAATTACCGGATGTTAAGCCCGGTCCGGCTCATCAGTATTCTCATATATATCTGTGGGCCTTTCCTGGTAGAACTGACAAAAGCAAATCTTGACGTTGCATACCGGGTTATTACCGGA comes from Methanospirillum hungatei and encodes:
- a CDS encoding phosphoadenosine phosphosulfate reductase family protein; translation: MGGLYHGRILLHWCDSCHTPVLAERCACGASTRAVPVTPPGDARPAFSDDIAFVNSIYEDQFGMSIIPEGQIALLNKVPDHDRMEEIIVGGAIIGAIRYLPAEGRWEALPRPDAALIATPKKRFIIIDEGALSSVREGRSLLAPGLISCDSSVREGDEVFMMTPSGICAGVGRARVDADEASCMERGQVVKTRKNIPSAYTPGQATWDDVIKANADVLLKAEAASGKFIADSIGPYEHLPMSVSYSGGKDSLATLLVVMNTYRKLPILYIDTGLEFPSTEENVCDVQEQYGLECVRIESIEEFWQDFEESGPPARDNRWCCRTSKLEPLRQHIVNTYGEEGEMVSFIGQRKYESFSRMKNPRVWRNSYVKNQICLAPIHTWTALHVWLYIFREKAPFNSMYKHGVDRMGCYMCPASDLGILEKIKITHPELWQEWEQAVSQWMKTKGISQDWFESGEWRTRGDKAV
- a CDS encoding Na+/H+ antiporter subunit E — protein: MIPFIVTACVAFLFYLALVIGSGSVLFWSWEEIFAGIIIGLVTGVICRKIFCRYKNYRMLSPVRLISILIYICGPFLVELTKANLDVAYRVITGRVRPGIIRLHSGMKSDLGVTMLAHSITLTPGTLSVDVDEKNHDLFIHVIHLNEGDEKKPAFEAKEIFSYMDIPAWIRRIAE